Proteins encoded within one genomic window of Felis catus isolate Fca126 chromosome C1, F.catus_Fca126_mat1.0, whole genome shotgun sequence:
- the ANKRD34A gene encoding ankyrin repeat domain-containing protein 34A produces MLHTEGHALLRAVGQGKLRLARLLLEGGAYVNEGDAQGETALMAACRARYDDPQNKARMVRYLLEQGADPNIADRLGRTALMHACAGGGGAAVASLLLAHGADPSVRDHAGASALVHALDRGDRETLATLLDACKAKGTEVIIITTDTSPSGTKKTRQYLNSPPSPGVEDPAPAPPSPGVCTSPSEIQLQAAGGGGGGGGGGGGGGRGLLSPRAQEEEEKRDVFEFPLPKPPDDPSPSEPLPKPPRHPPKPLKRLNSEPWGLVAPPQPVPPAEGRPGIERLTAEFNGLTLTGRPRLSRRHSTEGPEDPPPWAEKVTGGGPLSRRNTAPEAQESGPPAGLRQKLSRMEPVELDTPGNICPDSPECSRLSLERRRYSASPLTLPPAGSAPSPRQSQESLPGAVSPLSGRRRSPGLLERRGSGTLLLDHIAQTRPGFLPPLNVSPHPPIPDIRPQPGGRAPSLPAPPQAGAPGSPRTKRKLVRRHSMQTEQIRLLGGFQSLGGPGEPGR; encoded by the coding sequence ATGCTGCACACCGAGGGCCACGCTCTTCTTCGGGCCGTGGGTCAGGGTAAGCTACGCTTGGCCCGTTTGCTTCTGGAGGGAGGCGCCTACGTGAATGAGGGTGATGCCCAGGGTGAGACTGCGCTAATGGCGGCCTGTCGGGCCCGTTACGACGACCCCCAGAACAAGGCACGCATGGTACGCTACCTCCTGGAGCAAGGCGCTGACCCCAACATCGCAGACCGCCTGGGGCGCACCGCTCTCATGCACGCTTgcgccgggggtgggggcgccgcCGTGGCTTCGCTGCTCCTTGCCCACGGTGCAGACCCCTCAGTGCGAGATCACGCGGGCGCCTCGGCGCTTGTCCACGCCCTGGACCGCGGGGACCGTGAGACCCTTGCCACGCTGCTGGACGCCTGTAAGGCCAAGGGCACGGaggtcatcatcatcaccaccgaCACCTCTCCCTCGGGAACCAAGAAGACACGGCAGTATCTCAATTCCCCACCGTCCCCGGGGGTGGAGGACCCGGCTCCCGCTCCTCCTAGCCCGGGGGTCTGCACTTCGCCTTCGGAAATCCAACTGCAggctgcaggaggaggaggaggaggaggaggtggaggaggaggaggaggacgagggtTGCTGTCCCCTCGCgctcaggaagaagaggagaagcgGGACGTATTCGAATTCCCTCTTCCTAAACCCCCCGATGACCCCTCCCCTTCTGAGCCGCTCCCCAAACCACCCCGTCACCCTCCAAAACCACTCAAAAGGCTCAACTCCGAGCCCTGGGGCCTAGTGGCCCCTCCTCAACCTGTCCCGCCCGCGGAAGGGAGGCCGGGGATCGAGCGCCTGACCGCCGAATTCAACGGCCTGACCCTGACCGGTCGACCCCGTCTTTCCAGACGTCACAGCACTGAAGGCCCGGAGGACCCGCCTCCGTGGGCGGAGAAAGTGACGGGTGGGGGTCCTCTCTCTCGCCGAAACACTGCGCCAGAAGCTCAGGAGTCCGGTCCCCCTGCGGGGCTGAGGCAGAAACTGAGCCGCATGGAGCCGGTGGAGCTCGATACTCCCGGGAATATTTGCCCCGACTCGCCGGAGTGCAGCCGCTTGTCCCTGGAGCGCCGCCGATACAGCGCCTCCCCGCTGACCCTCCCTCCAGCCGGCTCGGCGCCCTCGCCGCGCCAGTCCCAGGAGAGTCTGCCTGGGGCCGTCTCTCCCCTGAGCGGACGGAGGCGGAGTCCCGGGCTGCTGGAGCGGAGGGGCTCGGGGACGTTGCTCCTGGACCACATCGCGCAAACGCGGCCTGGTTTCCTGCCTCCGCTCAACGtcagcccccaccctcccatccccgaCATTCGCCCCCAACCCGGAGGTCGGGCGCCTTCgctgcccgcccctccccaggcGGGGGCGCCAGGCTCTCCTAGGACCAAGCGCAAGTTGGTGAGGCGCCACTCGATGCAGACTGAGCAGATCCGCCTGCTAGGGGGCTTCCAGAGTCTAGGCGGGCCAGGGGAGCCAGGGCGCTGA